In Rosa chinensis cultivar Old Blush chromosome 1, RchiOBHm-V2, whole genome shotgun sequence, a genomic segment contains:
- the LOC112197598 gene encoding pentatricopeptide repeat-containing protein At1g02150 → MLLQTSPHHLTASLSSSLSYSRPLPSKIPSLTLPRSVNYHRLTISSSSISQAHNYGTVDYERRPIVKWNAIYRKISLLADDPESSSSSVLNQWEKEGKKLSKWELCRVVKELRKYKRYARALEVYDWMINRAERFRFSSSDAAIQLDLVAKVRGVSSAENYFLSLPDTLKDRRIYGALLNAYVRAKMQEKAESLLDKMRSKGHALHSLPFNVMMTLYMNLKEYEKVESIISEMMEKNIQLDIYSYNIWLSSRGSQGSAERMEQVFEQMKLDRTVNPNWTTFSTMSTMYIKMGLFEKAEACLKKVESRITGRDRIPYHYLLSLYGSVGNKDEIYRVWNVYKSSFPSIPNLGYHAIIASLIRVGDVEGAEKMFEEWLTVKPTYDPRIANLFIVSYIEEGDFDRAQSFFDNMVEAGGKPNSSTWEALAEGHIKEERISEALPCWKEAFSAEGSKSWRPKPINVTTFLEFCEQEGDLRSKEVFLGLLRQSGHLKNKSYALLLGLSDEDSSDNELSLEKDRTDDNQDSDEKSDDGSDMLLNQLQSTL, encoded by the exons ATGCTTCTCCAAACCTCACCTCACCACCTCaccgcctctctctcttcctccctctcCTACTCTCGTCCCCTCCCCTCCAAAATTCCATCTTTGACCCTCCCTCGTTCCGTAAATTACCACCGGCTCaccatctcctcctcctccatatCCCAAGCCCACAACTATGGCACTGTCGACTACGAGAGGAGGCCCATCGTCAAATGGAACGCCATATACCGCAAGATATCGCTGCTGGCTGACGACCCGGAATCGAGCTCTTCGAGTGTTTTGAATCAGTGGGAGAAGGAGGGCAAGAAGCTTAGCAAGTGGGAGCTTTGTCGGGTTGTTAAGGAGTTGAGGAAGTACAAGCGCTATGCTAGAGCTCTTGAG GTGTATGATTGGATGATCAACAGAGCAGAGAGGTTTAGATTTTCCAGTAGTGATGCTGCAATTCAATTAGATCTAGTTGCTAAAGTTAGGGGAGTTTCTAGTGCGGAAAATTACTTCCTGAGTCTGCCAGATACTTTGAAGGACAGGAGAATATATGGGGCTCTGCTCAATGCCTACGTGCGGGCAAAAATGCAAGAAAAGGCAGAATCTTTGCTTGATAAAATGAGAAGTAAAGGTCATGCATTGCACTCGCTCCCATTTAATGTCATGATGACACTCTATATGAACCTCAAGGAGTATGAGAAAGTGGAATCCATTATTTctgaaatgatggagaaaaacatTCAGCTAGATATATACTCGTACAATATCTGGTTATCATCTCGTGGATCTCAGGGATCTGCAGAACGAATGGAACAGGTATTTGAACAGATGAAGTTGGACAGAACCGTTAATCCCAACTGGACCACATTCAGCACAATGTCTACAATGTACATCAAGATGGGGCTGTTTGAAAAGGCTGAAGCTTGCCTGAAGAAGGTTGAGAGTAGAATCACAGGTCGGGATCGGATTCCTTACCATTATCTTTTAAGCCTTTATGGCAGTGTTGGTAACAAAGATGAAATTTATCGGGTATGGAATGTGTACAAATCAAGTTTTCCCAGTATTCCGAATTTGGGCTACCATGCTATTATCGCTTCTCTAATCAGAGTAGGTGATGTCGAAGGGGCAGAAAAGATGTTTGAGGAATGGCTGACTGTTAAGCCAACTTATGACCCTAGAATTGCCAATCTTTTCATTGTTTCTTACATAGAAGAAGGGGATTTTGATAGAGCCCAGAGTTTCTTTGACAACATGGTTGAAGCaggaggaaaacctaattctaGTACATGGGAGGCCCTTGCTGAAGGGCATATAAAAGAGGAGAGAATTTCTGAGGCATTACCCTGCTGGAAAGAAGCTTTTTCTGCTGAGGGATCAAAGAGTTGGAGACCAAAGCCCATTAATGTGACTACCTTCCTTGAATTCTGTGAGCAAGAAGGTGATTTGAGAAGCAAAGAGGTATTTTTGGGATTGTTGAGGCAGTCAGGACATCTAAAAAATAAGTCATATGCACTACTTCTTGGCTTATCTGATGAAGATTCTAGTGATAATGAGCTATCATTAGAGAAAGATAGAACCGACGATAACCAGGACAGTGACGAGAAATCAGATGATGGGTCTGATATGCTTTTGAACCAATTGCAGAGTACCCTGTGA
- the LOC112166361 gene encoding PRA1 family protein F2, producing the protein MASHGTVQRPSTTTSTSPTLPTTHPHEPKDSTPRVRLEFSLCFPFNIPKTPEAAAARIIRNLSYYRLYYTLFIWIILFITLLPKRKLSLLFLIAMTALTCSFLAVMRLVPADSVVLQYKIIDRRLVLALLVIATMVELIVTRAAIHLFVTLACATPVILVHAVFRVRDDLCVEEKASAAGELVPLIKNTEPKLSDSV; encoded by the coding sequence ATGGCTAGCCATGGCACCGTGCAAAGACCATCCACCACCACCTCAACATCCCCAACTCTCCCAACAACTCATCCCCATGAACCGAAAGACTCAACACCAAGAGTGAGACTCGAATTCAGCCTCTGTTTTCCCTTCAACATCCCCAAGACCCCAGAAGCAGCCGCGGCCCGAATCATCAGAAACTTGAGTTACTACAGATTGTACTACACACTTTTCATATGGATCATACTCTTCATAACCCTCTTGCCGAAGCGTAAGCTCTCGTTGCTTTTCTTGATAGCAATGACTGCTCTGACCTGCTCGTTCCTTGCGGTGATGAGGTTAGTACCTGCTGATTCTGTTGTCCTGCAATACAAGATCATTGATAGGAGACTGGTCCTGGCTTTGCTGGTAATTGCGACCATGGTTGAGCTCATAGTCACACGTGCGGCCATACATCTCTTTGTGACTTTGGCTTGTGCGACTCCAGTGATTTTGGTGCATGCAGTTTTCAGGGTTAGAGATGATCTTTGTGTTGAAGAGAAGGCTTCTGCTGCTGGTGAATTGGTTCCACTCATAAAAAACACTGAACCCAAGTTATCAGATTCCGTGTGA